The Acidobacteriota bacterium genome contains the following window.
CTCGCCGGTGCTCGCGGCGTTCTCGAAGTAGATCTCCAGGTTCTCGAGTTCAGCCGGGGTGTCGACTCCCGCGGCCACCAGGTCGTAGGTCAGCACCTCGTCCGTGCGGCCCGCCTGCGGCACCAGTCCGGTGGGGTTCCAGGTATTGCCGTCGATGGTCCACCAGATCTCCTCCGCACCGTTGTAGGCCGCGGTGGTGGAGTACTCCACCTGCAGCACGGCGGAGGGCAGCCCGGCCCGTGTCTTGGCGCCGAATCCGGCAAGGTGAAAAACCTTGGTGGGCTCCACGCTCAGCCTTCCGTCTCCGTAGGCCAGGGCGGTGGGAACATCGCCCCAGGCGTCGTCGTCCTGGGCTTCGGAGATCCACTCGAAAGTCGAATCCCACTGACCGAAGCGGCTGGGCAGCCCTACGCTCGGGCGGGTCGGCGCCGTTGCCGGCGTCCCCGTCAGCGACCAGTTCAGCAGGCTCGCGAAAAGGTCCCACTCGCTGTCCGGGTCGGTGACCGGTCCCGACGCATCGTTGTCGCCGGTGAACATCCAGTCGCGCTCCGAGCCTTCTTCCACTTCCAGGTGCAGGTTGGGGTAGACCGCCCGACCGGCGCCGTAGCCGTGGCGCAACAGGGCCACCCGGCCCTGGTTGGGTCCCGTGTGATCGAAACGGCCGACGGTGGTGCCGGCGGCGATCGGCTCGTGGAAGTAACCCTCTCCCTGGTACCAGGTCTGGTAGCTTCCCGAGGGGATGGAAGGATCGGGGTCGTCGATCAACACCGGCGTGAGGGTGTGGTCGGGGTAGGGGGGCAGGTCCGAGATCGGGCCTTCGAGGATGCCGGGGTAGAGATCGAGGGGATAGTTGAATGAATCCCCGTTCCAGATGATCTCGCTGGCGGCGTAGAACGCCCCGGCGGAGATGCCCAGGTAACCGCCGCCCGCGTTGACGAAGTCGCGGACGATGAACTCGTAGCCACCGAGCTGATGCCAATAGCCGCCGGCCCAGCCACCGGGAAAGAGCACGCCGTCGTAGCGGGACCGATCGAGGTCGGCCCAGTAGATCTCCTGGTCGCGGATCGCCAGGGGTTGATGTCCGGCGTACTCCACCGCCCGCGCCACGGCGGTCAGCAGGCCCGGGTAGGCGCCGCCCTGGTCGCCGTTGTCGTTGGGGCGGCGGGTGGTGTAGACACCGATGCGGCGGCCGCTGGTCGTCTCCGGCAGCAGGTTTTCGGGCCGCCGGTCTTCGCCTCCCGCGCTCCACTCGAGCAGGGAGAGAAAAAGGCCCAAGTCGTGTTCGCCGT
Protein-coding sequences here:
- a CDS encoding BPL-N domain-containing protein, encoding MKRQLTSIQSLVVAAAAILTAPGALSVQAQSLRVAIYAESGTNGESLLAVARAVAAGGHQPLSVTNEDLDLGLLTTDHFDVLILPDGQRGYTSYYQQQLGDAGRDPIIIDFVQSGGGLLALGSAARYAATTERWDGTDYPRMGLWDGTAVGPTWAVGDGMAEVTIEPSWVAGSQAGATRLLYVGFGGAWLEGGTGEILARWSTGRPDDVEQSQPAILRFTRGAGRGVLCSAQPEMDVRSWGDWTAWDDRVNRSYDGEHDLGLFLSLLEWSAGGEDRRPENLLPETTSGRRIGVYTTRRPNDNGDQGGAYPGLLTAVARAVEYAGHQPLAIRDQEIYWADLDRSRYDGVLFPGGWAGGYWHQLGGYEFIVRDFVNAGGGYLGISAGAFYAASEIIWNGDSFNYPLDLYPGILEGPISDLPPYPDHTLTPVLIDDPDPSIPSGSYQTWYQGEGYFHEPIAAGTTVGRFDHTGPNQGRVALLRHGYGAGRAVYPNLHLEVEEGSERDWMFTGDNDASGPVTDPDSEWDLFASLLNWSLTGTPATAPTRPSVGLPSRFGQWDSTFEWISEAQDDDAWGDVPTALAYGDGRLSVEPTKVFHLAGFGAKTRAGLPSAVLQVEYSTTAAYNGAEEIWWTIDGNTWNPTGLVPQAGRTDEVLTYDLVAAGVDTPAELENLEIYFENAASTGEPIHFDRVWVALAADGDADGAPDSLDCDAGAADAWAAPVDPTLSWEGTSRIIWEDQVPTTGEGIVYDVSHGDLAALRADQGFDSALCSQAHAPLFDVADPLPGNGNWQLVRARNSCGDGGWGQRGVGPTCP